The region GCGTATTTACAACCGAATTAGCACAACAATTTTCTAATCAGATGAAAGCTAAAACAGGGTGGATTGTATATGGAGACCCTAATTATGTTGCAAACGTAAAACAGTATATGGGTTCATCAGAAGGAACTACCGTAGTTGTAACAGGAGAATTAGCAGACTTTCAAAAGATGTTCGAACAATACGAAGGTATGCCCTATGTGTTTGGAGGAGCCAGTCCTTCTACCTCTTTTGATTGTAGCGGATTGTGGTACTACTTATTTCCAAAAATTGGGGTAAACGTACCACGAACCGCCCAAGCACAATATGATTTTTCTAAAAAAGTAACCGAAGATGAACTACAAGCAGGAGATCTAGTTTTCTTTCACAGTACCTATGATTCGCCTGACTATATCACTCATGTAGGTATGTATATGGGAAATGGCCTGATGTTCAATGCAGGCGACCCTTTAAAGTATGCAGATATTCATAGTACGTATTGGGAACCGCATATTGCAGGATATGGACGAATCGTAGATTTTAAAGCGTAGCAAAGGAGAGTACCAGATGAAAAAAACAATTATGATGATTAGTGAAGCTGTTTTACTACTATTAGCGGTTATTTCCTTGTTTGGTTTATATCAAGATAATCAAACGAAAGCAGATACCATTCAAGCATACGAAACAGAAATTACAGACTTGAAGCATACTCTTGACCTACAAGAGAACGGAAATAATACAACAGAAATAGCCGAGAAAACAAAATTTATTAATTCCGCTTTTTCTTATTACTTAAATTACAACGAAGATAACTACCAATCACGTTTTGAAGAAATAGAAAAATACTTTTCTTTAGATGTGATTAATAAATTAAGTGGAGCAGGGGCAAGTGAACAACCGACTGTACCGATTAAAAGTAGTGCTAGAAACTATGTAACCTATGTGAACCCTGCCGAACCGAACTCGTTTGTTCATGTAACAGATATTCTCTATCAAGTCGCAGATAACGAACCCACTACCTTTAAAAATGTTTTCATCATTCATTTAACCGAACGAGAAAACGAATATGTGATTGACAATGTTGATGTATTTAGTGGAACACCCACCAATGAATAAAGGGGAGGTACAAAGATGAATACGAAAAGTAAAGCTTTGCTAAAAAAAATGAGTTGGATCATCGTTTCTTTTCTTCTACTAGAAGCAATCATCATTACCGCATTAGTGGGATTGAATACCTTGTCTCAATATAAGTTAGATATAACGAGTACCGTACTTTTAGAGAATATTACCAACACCTTTACGCATTTAGGAACCTTTATCAAAAGTAATTGGGAAGAAAAGAACCCCTTTCTTATTATTGGAACGATTGTGGCTCTTGTTTATTCTCTGTATGCGAACAGCAAAAGCAATTCCAAGAAAGAGGGGTGGGAAACAGAAGAAAGCAATACCTATCATGGTTCTGCACGTTGGGGAACATTAAAAGAGTTGTTTCAGACCTCTAATTTTTTTAAAAAATCAAAAGAAAGTATTCAAACTGATTTTAAAAACTCTCTCACAAAGGAGGAACACTCATGACAGGAACGATTTTAGGTTTTGTAAAAAACGACTATATTATTCAGCCAACCGATAGCAAACCCAATCGTAATATTATGGTGGTAGGGGGTCCCGGTTCTTATAAGACACAGGGCTTTGTGATTACCAACGTTTTAAACGAAACAGAAAATAGTATTGTCGTAACCGACCCGAAAGGAGAAGTATACGAACATACAGCAGAATTTAAAAGACGACAAGGTTATGATGTTCATGTGATTAATTTCAGTAAAATGGAACAATCAGACCGCTACAATCCCATTGACTATGTTACAAGTGATCTAGACGCAACCAATGTTGCTACAAAGATTGTAGATAGTTCTAATAAGGACGGTAAAAAGGATATTTGGTACTACTCGCAACGTTCCTTACTCTCTGCCCTAATCTTATATGTAAAGTACGAATTAGCACCAGAGAATCGAAATATGGCGGGGTTAGTTGATTTCTTGCAATCCACAAATGAAGCACAATCAGACGATAAAGAAAGTGAACTAGACCTTGTTTTTTCTTCTCTTCGATTAGACCACCCTGCAAAACGGTTGTACGAATTAGGGTATAAAAAATCTCGTGGCGATATGAAAGGGAGTATTATTGTTTCTTTACTCACAACCATTTCTAACTATATCAATCAAACCGTTTCAAACTTTACCAGTTTCAGTGATTTTAACTTACAAGAAATCGGAAGAAAGAAAACCATGTTATATGTCATCATTCCTGTCATGGACACGAGTTGGGAAGGGTTAACCAACATTTTTTTCTCCCAGATATTCGATCAGCTCTATGAATTAGCTTCTGAACAACATTCCAAGTTGCCTGTATCGGTTGATTTTATCCTTGATGAATTTGTCAACTTAGGAACGTTTACCAATTATGAAGAGTTTTTAGCGACTTGTCGGGGCTATGGCATTGGAGTAGCAACAATTATTCAAAGTCTTACACAGCTACAAGATAAGTACAATAAAGAGAAAGCCGAAAGTATCTTAGGGAACTGTTCGATCAAAATTTGTATGAACGCTGCGAATAATACGACCGCTAAATATTTTTCTGAATTGTTAGATAAAGCGACTGTAAAAGTTGCGACCAGTAATAAAAGTGCTTCTAAAAACTCAAAACAAGAAGGCAGTAGTACTAGTCATTCAGATAATGAAGGATATTCTGGTCGTGATTTAATGACCGCAGGCGAAATAACCAGTATGCCAGATGATACACAAATCATTGTGTTTTCTAATCTTCCCCCTATCAAGACAAAAAAAGCTTTTCAGTTTGATCTATTCCCTCAACCAAAAGAGTTATTAAACCAGTCTGACTATGAAAAAAATACCAATCCAAAGCAACTAGAACGGTTAGAAAAACTAACGGAAGAATTTAACCAAGCAAGTGAAAAAAAGGAAAAAGAAAAACAAGACCGAATAAAAGAAAAACAGAAACAAGATAAAATAGCAAAAGAGAAAAAAGAAGAAGAAGAAAAAAAGAACAAGAAAGAAATAAACAAGAAGCTCTTAAAAGTTCATTCGCAGAGTATGGAGAGGCAAAAGAAGAATAGAAAGGAAAAAAACACATGGACAAAATAGGCGAAAAAGTATTAAGTATGTTCACAACGTGGCTAAAGGAATTAGTTGAGATGTTTTCTAATTTCTTACAACATGTACTATTCAATTATGACGGTTTAGGCGGCTATGCGTTGAAAGCTTATAATCTTTTTGTTTTTTTCGGTGGTATAATGTTGGTTGCGGTTTGTTTGGGAAAAGTCATTACACAATTACTTTCAGAAGCAGAAGGAAGTCAAGAAGCAAATATTTGGTGGACACTTGTTCAGTCCGTTAAAGCAGGTGGACTATTGGTATTGATGCCTTTAGTTATTTCACTAAGCATGAATTATGTTGTGAAACCGTTTGGAAACTACTTTATTGAAAATATGGGTGTTGTAAGTATAGATCAAGTGGATAAATTAATGGAATCAGAAAATTTTGTTCAAGTGTTTAATTCTACTATGAGTGTTGTTTTAGTTTGGGTTTTTATATTGATTGTTTTAGGCTTCTTTGTTATTAAAACAGTCATTACATTAGCACAAATAACTATGGACGAAATCATATCGCCTTTATGTGCTATATCAATTGTAACCGATAATTTTAACTTCATGGATAATTGGTGGAGAGATATTCTTTCCCACGTAGTTACGTTGATTACGTTATGTTTGTCTATGTTACTATTTACAGAAGCATTAGCATTAAGTGGCGATACGTTATGGACAAAACTTCCAGCAATGATTGGTTCAGGGGCATTGGTTATCAGTGGTCCGTCCATTGTTAAAAGTATTTGGTATTCAAGTGGAGCAGGGCGTAGCGGTATGGGAATGGCACGAACAGTAGTAAATTATGCCATGTATAAGTCAAGATAGAGAAGGAATGAGTAACGTGAAAAAAATAATTCTTAGTGTTTTAAGTTTGATTGTTCTTATAACGTTAAGCGGTTGTCAAGATAAATTCGACCCGCAAACAGCTATTCAAGATAGTAGAACAACACTTAATGAATTTTTGGGTACATTTGATAAAAAGGAAAAAGTTCTAGAAACTTATACTGAAAAAGAAGTAACTAATTTTTTTGAGAAAGAACAACAAAAATACTTCTCAGAAAACTTCAAACAAAATATTTTACCTTACAAATTAGAAGAATTAGAATTTGATATTGAAAAAGACTACTTAAAAATAGGTAAACATTTTCTGTTTTTAGCAGTTACAAATGATGAAAACGGAGTATTTTGGAATAAGATGATAATAAAAGACGATGAGCTAGATACTGAAAAAGAAACGGTAACTTTCTATATAAGTTCAGAATCTCCAAGTCGACCAAGTGGCTATATTGAAATGATAAAAGAAAATGGTACATGGAAAATTAATAATATTTTAGAATTATAAACCAACTATTCAAAGGAATAGACAACAAAGTAAAAATAACAGTGTACTAAAAGTCTAAATGAAAAAAATGTAGAGCCAGAAATAAAAGACAAAACTTTAAAAAAAGATGACTAGAAACATTTGTTGATTATCATGTAACCGATATAAAAAGCGGAGAAGTATATCTATCTGAAGATAGTCAAAACAAAGATGTCATGTCACTTTTTCAATCTTTTGAAAAAGAAGATATTGAACGAACTAATTGGAAATTATTGAAATTGTATCAAACGGAACGAGTAGAGTATATGGGCTAGAACATTCATCTGATTATGATATTGTCTATATGGAAATAACCTGTAAAGATGAAATCTTGCCCTATTAATTTAAAAATCATGGTGTAGATGAATACAGAAAGTTTGTTGCAAGGTCAATAAAAGAAGCAATCAAGTTATAGGAAACATTCTATCAGCCAATAGTAGAACTATATTAGTACCGCAACGTACAAGCTTCTTATAAAGGTAATCATAAACCAAAATACGTGAAGTACCCTTATATATGAGTAGATAAAAGAGTAGGAGCAGCAATCAATCAATAGATTGTAGCTTCTACTCTTTTTTTGTTCTTTAAAAACAAAGGCTACGGTCAAGAGCCTAAAATTTCAAACCCTTTTTTGACTCGTCCACTCCTCGACTTCTTTTTGATTCCGTTCATTTTTAGTGTACAAAGCCCTTTGCTGAAACAAATTATAGAGCGGAAATTTTGTCGAATTGTTTGAATTTTTATTTTGCCAACTTTTTAATGATCCCACATTATAGCTTGTTGAAAAGATACCTCCTCTCAAATAATGGATACTTGATTTCATTTAATATGTTATGTAATCGTGTGTTGAAAAGCAAAATTAAAAGATAATCCAATAGGTATGGGGTTCTAAATACATGATTCTATGTCAAATAGTGAATCCTAAAATGAAGGTGAGTTTACCACAATAAGAACTGAGCTTTGGGGTCTTAACTCCTTTCATGTTATAATTTAAAGATTAGTTAAAAATAAATAAAAGAGCGTTAAAAGGAGTTTGTTATGGATACGACGATTATTTTACTAGCAGTGAGCGCTGTTTTTTTAGGCACCTTAATGCGAGCTGTTTTTGGTTTCGGCGATTCAGTTGTGAGTATGCCTTTGTTAGCATTATTACCGATGGATTTAAAAACATCGATCGCTTTAGTTGGATTAACTGGCTTTTCTGTTGCTATCTTAGCCATTTTATCCGGTTGGGAAAATGTTGATCGAGGAGTTCTTAAACAACTTTCTATGGGTACGCTAGTTGGGATTCCTATTGGTTTACTATTAGTTACCTTTGCATCGCAGTCTATTATTACTCTCATTTTAGGAATCTTTCTTGTTTTCTATGGAATTTATTCACTGACAAAAGCGAAAACAGGAGAACTCCAAGAATCTTCATGGGTAAATCGACCAATATGGGCAAATTTTTTGGTTTTTTGGCGGGAACACTCGGAAGTGCCTATAATATGAATGGCATACCAATTGTTGTTTACGGTACGATGCGGGATTGGAAACCAATTGTTTTTAGAGAGAGTTTGCAAGCTCATTTCTTAATGTCCAGTTCTTTTATTATTTTAGGTCATTTTTTAGGAGGTTTTTGGACAAAAGAATTACTTGTATTATATGTATTCTCTTTACCTTTAACACTCTTTGCTCATTTAATTGGGAAAATTGTTTATGGGAAAATACCTACTCATAAATTCAAACGATATATTTTTATTCTAATTATTTTTCTGGGAATTTCTTTATTAATAAATTAATCTACCAACAGATAACAAACTTAAAATGCATTCGAATTTCAACAAGTGAGTTTATCTTAATGCCATTTGTAACAAACTCGAGAAAACAAGTAAAAGACTGACAAATCAAGGATGTTTTCTCTCTAAGGCACTGTCTAAATCTAATTATCCTTTTTAATCAATAAGATGTACTGTATTGATAGCTACAGCAAGACTACATTTACTATTTTAAGTCAATAGTTGTATATTACTATAAAAATACAATTGATTTCTAAATTTATCTTTGGGAGGACCTTTTAAATTTCATGGCTATATTTTGTTAAAAATAAACTATATTTATCTTGTTTAATACTCCACTGGTCACTATAATATTGATATGCCCCCCGAGGGCATAGTAAAGTAAAGGAAAGAGGAATTATTATGTCACATTCATCTGAACACAGAACAAAAAACTTAGTAACAAGATTAAATCGAATTGAAGGCCAAGTTTCAGGTATTAAAAGAATGATTATAGATGAAAAAGATTATGCCGAGGTGATCATTCAATTGAATTCCACCAAGTCAGCTATTCAAAAGATTAGTCAAATCTTATTAGAAGCTCAAGCCGATCATGCCTTAATCCATGTGAGTGAAGGTGCAACATTAAAAGAGGAAATGGAAAAACTACAACGAGTCATAACTCAATACAACAAAGTAAACTAGGTGAATTGAATGGAGAAAACTCTTAAGAGGAAAATTTATAATTTAGCTGTACCAGCAACAGTAGAAAATATACTCCAAACACTCGTTGGTTTTATAGATACCTTAATGATTTCTAGACTTGGGCTTGCTGTGGTCACAGGTGTGGGGGTAGCAAATACCATTTTAAATGTATATTTAGCTATATTTATCGCAATCGGTATAGGAACTTCATCTTTAATTGCTCAAAAGTTAGGAGCAAAACAGTTTGAAGATGCTCAAACTGTTGCCCGACAATCAACGATGATGGCGATTTTAATTGGAATATTATTTGGTGCAATTACCATTTTGTTTGGAAAACCTATATTATCTGTAATGGGTGCGAGCAATGATGTGCTGATCTATTCTACTCAGTTCTTTTTTATTGTAGGCGGCTCCTCACTGTTTATTTCATTAATGACGATCTTCGGTAGTATATTACGTGCTTCAGGAGATACAAAATCACCTATGAAAGTAAGTATCACAACCAATTTACTAAATATTGCTTTAGATTATATTCTTATTTTTGGAATGGGACCTATCCCGGCATTAGGTGTGGTGGGCACCTCTATCGGAACGGTTATGGCAAGAGTTTTAGGATGTCTTTTACTCTACAAAGCTATTAAAAAATCATCCGTGTCTTTTAATCTGAGCTCTATTTTTATAAAAAGTAACTATAATGCGTTGATTAAGCTTTCAATTCCTGCTGGTTTTGAACGATTAGTTATGAGAATTGGACAAGTTGTCTATTTTGGATTAATTATTGCTATTGGTTCAAAAACATTTGCAGCTCACTCAATTGCTGGAAATATTGAAAGTTTTGTATATATGCCAGCATATGGATTAGCAACGGCTGCTACTACATTAGTGGGTAATGCTATTGGAGCTAAAGAATATGGAGAAGCAAAAAAGA is a window of Jeotgalibaca sp. MA1X17-3 DNA encoding:
- a CDS encoding bifunctional lytic transglycosylase/C40 family peptidase; this translates as MKKGFFIRYIKPIVVVVIGLLVLIGLSVAFFQKEEKEQSALGRYGAGQIPQAVLQYQPLIEEELKKYGLEEHIHVLLAITTQESGGVGSLDVMQSSESLGLPPNTIQDPLYSIEVGVKYFAEVMAEAEQSNVDTDTAIQAYNMGNGFIPFVAENGGVFTTELAQQFSNQMKAKTGWIVYGDPNYVANVKQYMGSSEGTTVVVTGELADFQKMFEQYEGMPYVFGGASPSTSFDCSGLWYYLFPKIGVNVPRTAQAQYDFSKKVTEDELQAGDLVFFHSTYDSPDYITHVGMYMGNGLMFNAGDPLKYADIHSTYWEPHIAGYGRIVDFKA
- a CDS encoding MATE family efflux transporter, encoding MEKTLKRKIYNLAVPATVENILQTLVGFIDTLMISRLGLAVVTGVGVANTILNVYLAIFIAIGIGTSSLIAQKLGAKQFEDAQTVARQSTMMAILIGILFGAITILFGKPILSVMGASNDVLIYSTQFFFIVGGSSLFISLMTIFGSILRASGDTKSPMKVSITTNLLNIALDYILIFGMGPIPALGVVGTSIGTVMARVLGCLLLYKAIKKSSVSFNLSSIFIKSNYNALIKLSIPAGFERLVMRIGQVVYFGLIIAIGSKTFAAHSIAGNIESFVYMPAYGLATAATTLVGNAIGAKEYGEAKKTAFLAVKYGVIVLSLFGVVLFWGAPYFASLFTKDESAITQIITALRIDAFNQPGLAISLVLTGALQGMGDTKTPLYSTAFGMWGLRIVGVIILGQKLQLGIAGVWISIGIDLYIRSLFLIYVFNKNIIKKSIPSNNIPPSKS
- a CDS encoding metal-sensitive transcriptional regulator yields the protein MSHSSEHRTKNLVTRLNRIEGQVSGIKRMIIDEKDYAEVIIQLNSTKSAIQKISQILLEAQADHALIHVSEGATLKEEMEKLQRVITQYNKVN
- a CDS encoding VirD4-like conjugal transfer protein, CD1115 family; amino-acid sequence: MTGTILGFVKNDYIIQPTDSKPNRNIMVVGGPGSYKTQGFVITNVLNETENSIVVTDPKGEVYEHTAEFKRRQGYDVHVINFSKMEQSDRYNPIDYVTSDLDATNVATKIVDSSNKDGKKDIWYYSQRSLLSALILYVKYELAPENRNMAGLVDFLQSTNEAQSDDKESELDLVFSSLRLDHPAKRLYELGYKKSRGDMKGSIIVSLLTTISNYINQTVSNFTSFSDFNLQEIGRKKTMLYVIIPVMDTSWEGLTNIFFSQIFDQLYELASEQHSKLPVSVDFILDEFVNLGTFTNYEEFLATCRGYGIGVATIIQSLTQLQDKYNKEKAESILGNCSIKICMNAANNTTAKYFSELLDKATVKVATSNKSASKNSKQEGSSTSHSDNEGYSGRDLMTAGEITSMPDDTQIIVFSNLPPIKTKKAFQFDLFPQPKELLNQSDYEKNTNPKQLERLEKLTEEFNQASEKKEKEKQDRIKEKQKQDKIAKEKKEEEEKKNKKEINKKLLKVHSQSMERQKKNRKEKNTWTK
- a CDS encoding conjugal transfer protein TrbL family protein, yielding MDKIGEKVLSMFTTWLKELVEMFSNFLQHVLFNYDGLGGYALKAYNLFVFFGGIMLVAVCLGKVITQLLSEAEGSQEANIWWTLVQSVKAGGLLVLMPLVISLSMNYVVKPFGNYFIENMGVVSIDQVDKLMESENFVQVFNSTMSVVLVWVFILIVLGFFVIKTVITLAQITMDEIISPLCAISIVTDNFNFMDNWWRDILSHVVTLITLCLSMLLFTEALALSGDTLWTKLPAMIGSGALVISGPSIVKSIWYSSGAGRSGMGMARTVVNYAMYKSR